The following coding sequences are from one Coleofasciculus sp. FACHB-1120 window:
- a CDS encoding VOC family protein translates to MTLGTLNHLSLTVSDRSRSEPFYNAILEFMGYQQVEKNDELIMWWSKDVGAILISAANPDSPNKVHDRYSPGLHHLAFNADSREQVDNLYKLILELDATILDPPAEYNQYAPGYYAVFFADPDGIKLELVHMPNLP, encoded by the coding sequence ATGACCCTTGGAACCTTGAATCACCTGAGCTTGACGGTTAGCGATCGCTCGAGATCCGAACCGTTTTATAACGCGATTTTGGAATTCATGGGCTACCAGCAGGTGGAGAAAAACGATGAACTCATCATGTGGTGGTCAAAGGATGTCGGGGCAATTTTAATTTCTGCCGCGAATCCAGATTCCCCAAACAAAGTTCACGATCGCTATTCGCCGGGACTACATCATCTTGCCTTTAACGCCGACAGCCGGGAACAGGTAGATAATTTATACAAGCTGATTCTTGAGCTGGACGCTACAATCCTCGATCCGCCCGCCGAATATAACCAGTACGCACCGGGCTACTACGCTGTCTTCTTTGCCGATCCCGATGGGATCAAACTGGAATTGGTTCATATGCCCAATCTGCCTTAG
- the petD gene encoding cytochrome b6-f complex subunit IV gives MGTQKKPDLTDPQLREKLAKGMGHNYYGEPAWPNDLLYIFPVVIMGTIALCTGLAVLDPAMIGEPADPFATPLEILPEWYFWPVFQILRILPNKLLGIACMAGIPLGLIVVPFIENVNKFQNPFRRPVATAVFLFGTFFTLWLGIGATFPIDKSLTLGLF, from the coding sequence ATGGGAACCCAAAAAAAGCCGGATCTAACCGATCCGCAGTTACGTGAAAAACTTGCCAAAGGCATGGGTCATAACTACTATGGCGAACCTGCTTGGCCCAACGACCTACTCTACATTTTCCCTGTAGTAATTATGGGGACGATTGCACTGTGTACAGGTCTGGCTGTGCTTGACCCAGCAATGATTGGCGAACCGGCAGATCCCTTTGCCACCCCCCTGGAAATTCTCCCAGAATGGTATTTCTGGCCGGTTTTCCAGATTCTGCGGATTTTACCCAATAAACTGCTGGGGATTGCCTGCATGGCAGGGATTCCTTTGGGCTTGATCGTCGTTCCCTTCATTGAGAACGTCAACAAATTCCAAAATCCCTTCCGTCGTCCAGTCGCCACAGCGGTTTTCTTGTTTGGAACCTTCTTTACCCTCTGGTTGGGTATTGGTGCCACCTTCCCCATTGACAAATCTCTGACGCTGGGTCTGTTTTAA
- a CDS encoding glycosyltransferase family 4 protein: MGEKIDYLEPTVKPVPNHIFIFLEVFGCEGGIQSYVKDILQSYTSLGNQAKGEVFLLRDGVGCPNPFEGKNLKFHYLKNQNPQKGRLRLATSLLACLLQRRPHHVFCGHINLAPLVRLLCQPLGIPYTVLTYGKEFWEPLANQERTALKQAAGIWTISRYSRDRACAVNDLDPKKVQMLPCAVNGNSFTPGPKPPALIERYNLGGAKVLMTVARLWSGDIYKGVDVTIRAIPAIAQVFPEVKYLVIGRGDDQPRLAQLAKDLGVADRVVFAGFVPTEDLVDHYRVADAYIMPSQEGFGIVYLEAMACGIPILSGDDDGSADPLQDGRLGWRVPHRNPEAVANACIEILKGDDQRCNSQWLREQSLALFGKDALAQKLKQLLY, translated from the coding sequence GTGGGAGAAAAGATAGATTATTTAGAGCCGACCGTTAAACCAGTCCCTAACCACATATTTATTTTTCTAGAAGTTTTTGGATGCGAAGGGGGCATTCAATCCTACGTTAAGGATATTTTGCAGTCTTATACCTCATTGGGAAATCAAGCTAAAGGCGAGGTATTTTTGCTACGGGATGGTGTTGGATGCCCAAATCCCTTTGAGGGGAAAAACCTCAAATTTCATTATCTCAAAAACCAAAATCCCCAAAAGGGACGCTTAAGGCTAGCAACTTCACTGCTAGCTTGTCTCTTGCAACGGCGTCCCCACCATGTTTTTTGCGGTCATATTAATCTGGCACCCCTGGTAAGGCTGCTGTGTCAGCCGTTGGGGATTCCCTATACAGTGCTGACTTACGGAAAAGAATTTTGGGAACCCTTAGCCAATCAAGAAAGAACGGCACTTAAGCAAGCGGCGGGAATTTGGACAATTAGTCGCTATAGCCGCGATCGCGCTTGTGCGGTGAATGACCTAGACCCGAAGAAAGTGCAAATGCTACCCTGTGCGGTGAATGGGAATTCCTTTACTCCCGGCCCGAAGCCACCCGCATTGATCGAGCGATATAATCTTGGCGGTGCCAAAGTTTTGATGACCGTAGCGCGGCTGTGGTCGGGCGATATTTACAAAGGCGTAGATGTTACCATTCGAGCCATCCCCGCGATCGCGCAAGTATTCCCAGAAGTCAAATATTTGGTGATCGGTCGCGGCGACGATCAACCCCGGCTGGCGCAGCTTGCTAAAGATTTAGGAGTTGCCGATCGGGTTGTATTTGCCGGGTTCGTTCCCACCGAAGACCTGGTAGACCATTACCGCGTCGCTGATGCTTATATCATGCCTTCTCAAGAAGGCTTCGGCATTGTCTATTTAGAGGCGATGGCTTGTGGCATCCCCATCTTATCCGGTGACGATGATGGCTCCGCTGACCCCCTTCAGGATGGACGTTTAGGCTGGCGCGTCCCCCATCGCAATCCAGAAGCCGTGGCAAATGCCTGTATTGAAATCCTCAAAGGGGACGACCAGCGCTGCAACTCTCAGTGGTTGCGAGAACAAAGTCTCGCCTTGTTTGGCAAAGATGCCCTTGCCCAGAAGTTAAAACAGCTGCTTTATTGA
- a CDS encoding GDP-mannose 4,6-dehydratase yields MAKTALITGITGQDGYYLSRLLLERGYRVAGLVSLHRQSSLAKLGSLASQIEVCAVDMRDSAALLAVVEQLQPQEIYNLAAPSFVPDSWQDPLGTLDLVTGTATRLLEAVRVAGLNTRFYQASSSEMFGQVDRSPQDENTPFRPMNPYAAAKLHAHWTMVHHRQRYGWFACSGILYNHESSRRPPNFVTRKVSLAAASIKLGLSDRLEMGNLDAKRDWGYAGDHVEAMWRMLQADEPEDYVIGTGHLHSVREWVAAAFECVGLDWTRYVVVDPKFLRSDEHFHLVANPEKAKSQLKWEPQVSFEGLVEKMVLKDLERLQSSEVPSIAQMEQNS; encoded by the coding sequence ATGGCAAAGACAGCGCTAATTACAGGAATTACTGGGCAGGACGGGTACTACCTCAGCCGCTTACTCTTGGAACGGGGTTATCGGGTGGCTGGATTGGTATCCCTGCACCGCCAATCGAGTCTGGCTAAACTGGGTTCCCTCGCCAGCCAAATTGAGGTTTGTGCGGTTGACATGAGAGATAGCGCGGCTCTGTTGGCGGTGGTGGAACAACTACAGCCCCAAGAAATTTATAATTTAGCAGCTCCCAGTTTTGTCCCAGATTCGTGGCAAGACCCGCTGGGAACGCTGGACTTAGTAACGGGTACGGCAACTAGGCTTTTAGAGGCAGTGCGGGTGGCTGGATTGAACACGCGGTTTTATCAAGCCAGCAGTTCCGAGATGTTTGGGCAGGTGGATCGGTCGCCTCAAGATGAGAATACACCTTTTCGCCCGATGAACCCTTACGCAGCCGCAAAGTTGCACGCCCATTGGACGATGGTACATCACCGACAGCGCTACGGTTGGTTTGCGTGTAGCGGTATTTTATACAACCACGAGTCATCGAGACGACCTCCAAATTTTGTGACGCGGAAGGTGTCTTTAGCGGCAGCATCGATTAAATTGGGGTTAAGCGATCGCCTGGAAATGGGCAACTTGGATGCCAAACGCGACTGGGGTTATGCTGGCGATCATGTGGAAGCGATGTGGCGGATGTTGCAGGCGGATGAACCGGAAGACTACGTGATTGGGACGGGTCACTTACACAGTGTTCGGGAATGGGTGGCGGCTGCTTTTGAGTGTGTGGGGCTAGATTGGACTCGTTATGTCGTTGTCGATCCCAAGTTTCTGCGATCGGATGAACATTTCCATTTGGTGGCAAATCCAGAGAAAGCTAAGAGCCAACTGAAGTGGGAACCGCAAGTCAGCTTCGAGGGTCTTGTGGAAAAGATGGTGTTGAAGGATTTGGAACGTTTACAAAGCTCTGAGGTGCCATCCATCGCCCAGATGGAACAAAACTCCTAA
- a CDS encoding adenylate/guanylate cyclase domain-containing protein, producing the protein MAELNLRLREGETERTVTVNRDEFTIGRLPECHLHLPFEGISRCHARFLKTPSGAWTIEDMDSKNGTRLNECPVTSPQQVNHGDILLLGDISLSILLSDPAQPQQVSNPAQPYLTHLVEPVAQGTTILRNVQELQQQWIQAEGTLDVVSNKEKAIARLKDLVNIAKNLSAAESIEAIFYQVQEVVFRELQSIERLALLIDVENSGKLELLNAAARDMLEQQNLTANGTWISRTICQKVFAEKVAIQTADAQMDKRFEGQQSILVKGIKSAIAVPLWDENKVVGVLYADAHLSSSHWMKGGEEDLSFFSALANLVASAVQRWLLTRKLRNEETIRTRLERYHSPAVVQHIMTLGALEDGRLTPAEVDISILFADIVGFTALSERLSPTEIAKLLNNFFEEMLQEVFAAGGTLDKYIGDCIMAFFGAPEPQPDHADRAFAAAKGMLSRLEKLNADRFWREPLQIRVAINSGRAVIGDVGSSQRVDYTALGATINLASRMEGICPPGECVVSEATYSLLRRSQGLQATGEHHFKGIDRPVIVYQTKRH; encoded by the coding sequence ATGGCTGAACTCAATCTGCGTCTAAGAGAGGGAGAGACAGAAAGAACGGTTACGGTGAATCGGGATGAATTTACGATTGGTCGTTTGCCCGAATGCCACTTGCATTTGCCTTTCGAGGGAATTTCCCGGTGCCATGCCCGCTTTTTGAAAACGCCTTCCGGGGCGTGGACAATTGAGGACATGGACAGCAAAAACGGAACGCGATTGAATGAATGCCCTGTCACCTCGCCTCAACAGGTCAATCACGGCGATATTCTTTTGCTGGGGGATATTAGCCTGAGTATTCTTTTGAGCGATCCGGCTCAACCCCAACAAGTGAGCAATCCGGCTCAACCCTATCTAACACATCTGGTGGAACCCGTAGCGCAAGGAACCACCATCCTTCGCAATGTTCAAGAGCTGCAACAGCAATGGATACAAGCTGAAGGGACGCTAGACGTAGTTAGCAATAAGGAAAAAGCGATCGCTCGTCTCAAAGATTTGGTGAATATCGCCAAGAATTTGAGTGCAGCGGAATCGATCGAAGCAATTTTCTACCAAGTGCAGGAAGTCGTTTTCCGCGAACTTCAAAGCATTGAGCGCTTGGCATTGTTAATCGATGTAGAGAATTCCGGCAAACTGGAATTGCTGAATGCCGCTGCTAGAGATATGTTGGAACAACAGAATCTAACAGCAAATGGCACTTGGATTAGCCGCACCATTTGTCAAAAGGTATTTGCCGAGAAAGTGGCAATTCAAACTGCTGATGCCCAGATGGATAAACGGTTCGAGGGGCAACAGAGCATTTTAGTCAAGGGGATCAAGAGCGCGATCGCTGTCCCGCTTTGGGATGAAAATAAAGTAGTCGGTGTTCTTTATGCCGATGCTCATCTTTCCTCTAGCCATTGGATGAAGGGAGGCGAGGAAGACCTCAGCTTTTTTTCGGCTTTAGCGAATCTGGTCGCATCCGCAGTCCAACGGTGGCTGTTAACGCGGAAGCTGAGAAACGAAGAAACCATTCGGACTCGACTAGAGCGCTATCACTCCCCTGCCGTTGTACAGCACATTATGACCCTAGGGGCATTAGAAGATGGTCGTCTCACACCTGCCGAGGTTGATATCAGCATCCTCTTTGCCGATATTGTTGGCTTTACCGCCCTTTCAGAACGGTTGAGTCCTACAGAAATTGCCAAATTGCTCAATAATTTCTTTGAAGAAATGCTACAGGAGGTTTTTGCCGCCGGAGGAACGTTAGACAAGTATATTGGAGATTGCATCATGGCATTTTTTGGCGCTCCGGAACCTCAACCGGATCATGCCGACCGAGCTTTCGCCGCCGCCAAAGGAATGCTGAGTCGTCTAGAGAAATTAAATGCCGATCGATTCTGGCGCGAACCGCTACAAATTCGGGTTGCCATCAACAGCGGCAGAGCCGTGATTGGAGATGTTGGTAGCTCTCAAAGAGTAGACTATACCGCTTTGGGAGCAACGATTAATCTAGCCTCTCGCATGGAAGGAATCTGCCCCCCTGGGGAATGTGTCGTCAGTGAAGCCACTTATTCTTTGCTGAGGCGCTCCCAAGGCTTGCAGGCGACAGGAGAACACCATTTCAAAGGGATTGACCGACCTGTAATCGTTTATCAAACCAAGCGGCATTAA
- a CDS encoding tetratricopeptide repeat protein, which produces MIVKNEEAHLPQCLNSVKNVVDEMVVLDTGSTDKTVEIAREFGAKVYHFEWCNDFSAARNESLKYVQGDWVLVLDADEVLKPEIVPQMKQAMMSDRNLVINLIRQEVGASQSPYSLVSRLFRNHPDVRFSRPYHSLVDDSVAELLPREPQWQIVSLSDVAILHYGYQPGAIASLNKFARAQATMEGYLASHPNDPYDCCKLGALYVETGEVAKGIELLERGLKSTEMDASVLYELHYHLGNAHTRLNNLPQAATHYQVAIQQPILPKLKLGAYNNLGNLLMASGDFTKAQKAYETTLQIDPSFAVGKYNLGMALKAMGRLPDAIAAYRQAIQRNPDYAEAYQNLGVALLKMGKVVESLEAFGKAIALHEQHNPEEAARLRQGLQEIGFQV; this is translated from the coding sequence ATGATTGTTAAAAACGAGGAAGCGCACTTACCACAATGCTTGAATAGTGTCAAGAACGTGGTAGATGAAATGGTGGTGCTGGATACCGGCTCCACGGACAAAACTGTTGAAATAGCCAGAGAATTTGGGGCGAAGGTTTATCACTTTGAATGGTGCAATGACTTCTCAGCAGCGCGGAATGAGTCGCTGAAATACGTTCAAGGAGATTGGGTGCTGGTGCTGGATGCGGATGAGGTGCTGAAACCAGAAATTGTGCCGCAGATGAAGCAAGCAATGATGAGCGATCGCAACCTCGTCATCAACTTAATTCGGCAAGAAGTCGGAGCATCCCAATCGCCCTATTCTCTAGTTTCTCGTCTATTTCGCAATCACCCAGACGTGCGCTTTTCTCGTCCTTACCATTCCCTAGTGGATGATAGCGTTGCCGAATTGTTGCCGCGAGAACCCCAGTGGCAGATCGTTTCTCTATCGGATGTCGCAATTTTGCACTATGGCTATCAACCGGGAGCGATCGCATCTTTAAACAAATTCGCTAGGGCGCAGGCGACGATGGAAGGCTATTTGGCAAGCCATCCCAACGATCCCTATGATTGTTGTAAATTGGGGGCGCTTTATGTAGAAACAGGTGAAGTTGCTAAGGGAATCGAACTCTTAGAGCGCGGTTTAAAATCAACAGAGATGGATGCTTCTGTTTTATACGAGTTGCACTACCATCTCGGCAATGCTCATACTCGTCTAAATAATCTTCCACAAGCGGCGACACACTATCAAGTCGCCATTCAACAGCCAATTCTACCTAAACTTAAACTGGGCGCTTATAACAATTTAGGCAACTTGTTGATGGCATCTGGGGATTTCACCAAGGCTCAAAAAGCTTATGAAACGACCTTGCAGATTGACCCTAGTTTCGCAGTCGGAAAGTACAATCTAGGCATGGCATTAAAAGCAATGGGGCGTTTGCCGGACGCGATCGCTGCTTACCGCCAAGCGATTCAACGAAACCCAGACTATGCAGAAGCGTATCAAAATCTGGGAGTTGCCCTTTTGAAAATGGGTAAGGTCGTAGAAAGTTTAGAAGCATTTGGGAAAGCGATCGCGCTTCACGAGCAACACAACCCAGAGGAAGCCGCTAGACTCCGCCAAGGATTGCAAGAAATCGGGTTTCAAGTTTAA
- the petB gene encoding cytochrome b6: MFSKQVTDSKAYNWFEERLEIQALAEDVSSKYVPPHVNIFYCLGGITLTCFLIQFATGFAMTFYYKPTVTEAFSSIQYLMTDVNFGWLIRSIHRWSASMMVLMMILHTFRVYLTGGFKKPRELTWVTGVILAVITVSFGVTGYSLPWDQVGYWAVKIVSGVPAAIPLVGDQIVELMRGSTSVGQATLTRFYSLHTFVLPWLIAVFMLLHFLMIRKQGISGPL, encoded by the coding sequence ATGTTTTCTAAGCAGGTAACTGATTCAAAAGCCTACAACTGGTTTGAGGAGCGCCTGGAGATTCAGGCGCTTGCCGAGGACGTCAGCAGCAAGTATGTGCCTCCCCACGTAAATATCTTCTACTGCCTGGGTGGGATTACACTGACTTGCTTTTTAATTCAGTTTGCCACTGGATTCGCCATGACGTTTTACTACAAGCCGACCGTCACCGAGGCTTTTTCCTCCATCCAGTACCTGATGACGGACGTCAACTTCGGTTGGCTGATTCGCTCCATCCACCGCTGGTCCGCCAGCATGATGGTGCTGATGATGATTTTGCACACCTTTCGGGTTTACCTCACCGGCGGTTTCAAAAAGCCCCGCGAGTTGACCTGGGTGACGGGTGTCATTCTGGCTGTGATCACCGTTTCTTTCGGCGTCACCGGCTATTCACTTCCTTGGGATCAGGTTGGTTACTGGGCCGTTAAGATTGTCTCCGGCGTCCCCGCTGCAATTCCCTTGGTTGGCGATCAAATCGTCGAACTGATGCGTGGTAGTACCAGCGTTGGACAAGCCACTCTGACACGCTTCTACAGCCTGCACACCTTTGTGCTGCCTTGGCTGATTGCCGTCTTCATGTTGCTACACTTCTTGATGATTCGCAAGCAGGGCATCTCTGGCCCATTGTAA
- a CDS encoding adenylate/guanylate cyclase domain-containing protein, with amino-acid sequence MAELKLRLQVEENAESTVTVDKEEFVIGRLPECDLYLPYFEISRYHARLLNTPAGVWVVEDMHSTNGTRLNDRLLAAPQTLNHGDVIQMGHVFMHVLLASSPQQKTQLNPINADPISEEVTILRNAKELQQQWIQADDAGSNTANPHKAIARLKDLVDIARCLNSAESIEAIFHQIQEIVFRDLISIDRLALLIDVDCSGQLELLQAAARDVSQQENLAADGSWISRTICQKVFTDKVAIKTADAQMDERFEGEHSILAKGIRSALAVPLWDENQVVGVLYADAHLSFTHWNKGGDEDLSFFSALANLVASAVQRWLLAEKLRSEASIRHRLERYHSPSVVQHIMNVGGLEGGRLTPTEGEISILFADIVGFTALSERLTPTEIANLLNSFFEEMLKEVFAARGTLDKFIGDCIMAFFGAPEPQPDHAERAFAAAWGMLERLERLNDRKFFQQPLQLRIAINSGKAVVGDVGSSQRVDYTVLGATINLASRMEGICPPGECVVSEATHSLLRDPKDLSPMGEYRFKGIDRPIRVYQTRRQSVIDDGIQSG; translated from the coding sequence ATGGCTGAACTCAAGCTGCGCCTACAAGTTGAGGAAAATGCCGAAAGCACCGTCACGGTGGATAAAGAGGAATTTGTCATTGGTCGCTTGCCAGAATGCGATCTGTACTTGCCTTATTTTGAAATTTCCCGCTATCATGCCCGGTTGTTAAATACACCGGCTGGCGTGTGGGTGGTCGAAGATATGCATAGCACAAACGGAACGCGGTTAAATGACCGTCTGCTAGCAGCGCCCCAAACACTCAATCATGGCGATGTTATTCAGATGGGTCATGTTTTTATGCATGTCCTTTTAGCCAGTTCTCCTCAACAAAAGACTCAACTCAATCCCATCAATGCAGATCCGATTTCCGAAGAAGTGACGATTCTTCGCAATGCCAAAGAACTGCAACAGCAATGGATACAAGCTGATGATGCGGGTAGCAATACGGCTAACCCTCACAAAGCGATCGCTCGTCTGAAAGACTTGGTTGATATCGCCAGATGTCTGAATTCTGCTGAATCGATCGAAGCAATTTTCCATCAGATACAAGAAATTGTTTTCCGCGATCTCATTAGTATCGATCGGTTGGCATTGTTGATTGATGTCGATTGTTCGGGGCAACTAGAATTACTTCAAGCAGCCGCGAGAGATGTTTCGCAACAGGAAAATCTAGCCGCAGATGGCAGTTGGATTAGCCGCACCATTTGTCAAAAAGTCTTTACGGATAAAGTCGCAATTAAAACGGCTGATGCCCAGATGGATGAACGGTTTGAAGGCGAGCATAGTATTTTAGCGAAAGGCATTCGCAGCGCTCTAGCGGTTCCTCTGTGGGATGAAAATCAGGTAGTCGGCGTTCTTTATGCCGATGCTCATCTTTCTTTTACCCATTGGAATAAAGGAGGCGATGAAGACTTGAGCTTTTTTTCAGCTTTAGCGAATCTGGTGGCGTCGGCGGTGCAACGTTGGCTGTTAGCAGAGAAACTCAGAAGCGAAGCCAGCATTCGACACCGATTAGAACGCTATCACTCTCCTTCAGTGGTGCAGCACATTATGAATGTAGGAGGATTAGAAGGGGGCCGTCTTACCCCCACAGAAGGCGAAATTAGTATTCTATTTGCCGATATTGTTGGCTTTACTGCGCTTTCGGAACGCTTAACTCCGACTGAAATTGCTAATTTGCTCAATAGTTTCTTTGAGGAAATGCTCAAAGAAGTTTTTGCCGCCAGAGGAACGCTCGATAAATTTATTGGGGATTGCATTATGGCATTTTTTGGCGCTCCAGAACCCCAGCCGGATCATGCTGAACGGGCTTTTGCTGCCGCTTGGGGAATGCTAGAGCGCCTGGAACGGCTGAACGATCGAAAGTTCTTCCAACAACCGCTGCAATTGCGGATAGCGATTAACAGCGGTAAAGCGGTGGTCGGGGACGTGGGCAGTTCTCAGAGGGTAGACTATACCGTCTTAGGCGCTACGATTAATCTTGCCTCTCGGATGGAAGGAATTTGTCCCCCTGGTGAATGTGTCGTGAGTGAAGCTACCCATTCTTTGCTAAGGGACCCGAAAGATTTGTCTCCGATGGGAGAGTACCGTTTCAAAGGCATTGACCGACCGATACGGGTTTATCAGACTCGCAGGCAGAGCGTTATCGACGATGGTATTCAGTCGGGTTAG
- the ctpA gene encoding carboxyl-terminal processing protease CtpA: MHKRVLRVVFVLIIQTIFTLNWWTSPAIALTEEQQLLSEAWRIVNYAYVDDSFNQQNWWMARQKAIKQPLSNREATYTAIQNMLKSLEDPFTRFLKPDQYRSLQVNTSGELQGVGLQIALDAETGELQVVAPIDGSPAAKAGIRSRDRILEIDGIQSAQLTLDEAAARMRGAAGTEVRLLVQRETKTPEEITLVRSRIALNPVYAVLDSSSSSLPVGYIRLSQFSANAPSELANAVTKLEKQGAQAYLLDLRNNPGGLLQAGIEIARMWLDEGTIVYTVNRQGILGSFEASAPALTHAPLVVLVNQGSASASEILAGALQDNGRAQLVGARTFGKGLIQSLFDLSDGSGLAVTVAKYETPNHHDINKLGITPDREVPLEPITLDQVGTEADQQYKTALEVLTANAVVADAA; encoded by the coding sequence ATGCACAAACGAGTGTTAAGGGTTGTATTCGTACTAATCATACAAACTATCTTTACGTTAAATTGGTGGACTTCGCCAGCGATCGCTTTAACGGAGGAACAGCAGCTCCTCTCGGAAGCATGGCGAATTGTCAACTATGCTTACGTGGATGACAGTTTTAATCAACAAAACTGGTGGATGGCTCGTCAAAAGGCGATCAAGCAGCCTCTGTCTAATCGCGAGGCGACTTACACGGCAATTCAAAATATGCTCAAAAGTCTGGAAGATCCCTTCACGCGGTTTTTGAAACCCGACCAATACCGAAGTTTACAGGTGAATACTTCCGGAGAGCTGCAAGGGGTGGGGCTGCAAATTGCCCTTGATGCCGAGACGGGCGAATTGCAAGTGGTAGCACCGATTGACGGTTCGCCCGCTGCGAAAGCGGGAATCCGCTCGCGCGATCGCATCCTGGAAATTGATGGCATCCAGAGTGCCCAACTGACCCTCGATGAAGCCGCCGCGCGGATGCGGGGCGCTGCGGGCACAGAGGTAAGGCTCTTGGTGCAACGGGAGACAAAAACGCCTGAAGAAATTACGCTAGTGCGATCGCGAATTGCCCTCAACCCCGTTTATGCAGTCTTAGATTCCAGCAGTTCTAGCCTCCCAGTCGGTTACATTCGCCTGAGTCAATTTAGTGCCAATGCCCCAAGTGAGCTGGCGAATGCCGTCACCAAGCTGGAGAAACAAGGGGCACAAGCTTATCTGCTCGATTTGAGAAATAATCCGGGAGGGCTGTTGCAGGCAGGCATTGAGATTGCCCGGATGTGGTTGGATGAAGGCACGATTGTCTATACGGTCAACCGCCAAGGCATTTTGGGCAGTTTTGAGGCGTCTGCACCCGCTCTTACCCACGCTCCCCTCGTTGTTTTAGTGAATCAGGGAAGCGCCAGTGCGAGCGAGATTCTGGCTGGGGCACTTCAAGACAATGGTCGCGCCCAATTGGTAGGCGCTCGAACTTTTGGCAAAGGGTTAATTCAATCTTTGTTTGACCTCTCAGATGGGTCAGGATTGGCGGTAACGGTTGCCAAGTACGAAACGCCAAACCATCACGATATCAACAAGCTAGGCATTACGCCAGATCGGGAAGTGCCTCTGGAGCCAATTACGCTTGACCAGGTGGGTACGGAAGCAGACCAGCAATACAAAACGGCTTTGGAGGTGTTAACCGCTAATGCGGTCGTTGCGGATGCAGCTTGA